Proteins from one Mus caroli chromosome 3, CAROLI_EIJ_v1.1, whole genome shotgun sequence genomic window:
- the Dennd2c gene encoding DENN domain-containing protein 2C → MHPTGNMDVGFTRSAVQTLSRSHCKNIKQKISQWEGRANGVTKTAKFHPKDFGVRYNCHQESPPHKRPTGEERNGALPRNTDAKSRDQSEDEGEGGECRGSHPSEAGLDSSRVCARVKQIEGCQAVAVDPEASLPPGNFYTSQIPWKSVEGLSPDKPLNLALAPCNSTGKEPDLSVLDSSYGITKSLENIYYEPEGQECGPSINPLPKPRRTFRYLSESDGVPYKERNCDQKYCESSSCVASSQDPEPKKHGGKIRGRSKRKSFEFEDIQHFRNSRKIHEELGRNAGSALYYTQSEDNIYEDILYPAKENPYEDIPVHSFPVWRSPSAWRLPPAKSAFRTPKLPPKPQFLQRKTMELKNSQAYFRSKITKDTTLPVTLTEWKLFRAGEVANRKKRNLPPLVLKINDTFESKRGKKRVKLQPYTGKEAPSSKGETSGNESDAEYLPKNRHKRLAQLQPSSKRNPHYQTLERDLIELQEQQLFELFVVVSLQKKPAGYTPQVIQQFPSKGDHGYKQSKDTEERLKVIPRFCFPDSEDSAPALELKSETFSFVLTGEDGSRWFGYCKKLLPEGRGKRLPEVYCMVSRLGCFNLFSKILDEVEKRREMSPALVYPFMRSVMEAPFPAPGRTITVKSYLPGAGDESIELCRPLDSRLEHVDFECLFKCLSVRHLIRVCASLLLERRVIFVANSLSTLSKCGHAVVATLYPFTWQHTYIPVLPVSMIDIVCSPTPFFIGILSCSLPHLQDLPIEEVLIVDLCEDRFLQEVSDEDEILPPKLQAALVQILEDRDEVLAQEQQFSQEVTLSSLVSEAFVRFFVELVGHYSLNMTVTERGERVFQREPFRKSHTSRSVRHFLDLFMETQMFAGFVQDRELRQSGVKGLFEVRALQYLETIPESEPSGVNRILRSLGSKMKFLHKK, encoded by the exons ATGCACCCCACCGGGAACATGGATGTTGGCTTTACACGATCTGCTGTTCAGACCTTGTCCAGGAGCCACTGCAAAAACATCAAACAGAAGATTTCCCAGTGGGAAGGAAGAGCTAACGGTGTAACCAAGACAGCTAAGTTTCACCCAAAGGACTTTGGAGTGAGGTATAACTGCCACCAAGAGAGTCCCCCTCATAAGCGTCCCACTGGTGAGGAAAGGAATGGGGCTTTACCCAGAAACACAGATGCCAAAAGCCGAGATCAAAGTGAGGATGAAGGCGAGGGTGGAGAGTGTAGAGGCTCCCATCCTTCAGAAGCTGGACTGGACTCCAGCCGGGTGTGTGCTCGGGTCAAACAAATCGAAGGCTGCCAAGCTGTTGCTGTGGATCCAGAGGCTTCCTTACCGCCAGGAAACTTCTATACCTCCCAGATACCGTGGAAAAGCGTAGAAGGACTCTCCCCAGATAAACCCTTAAATTTGGCCTTAGCACCTTGTAACTCTACAGGGAAAGAACCGGATCTCAGTGTTCTGGATAGTTCTTACGGAATAACCAAGAgcttggaaaatatttattatgaacCTGAGGGGCAGGAATGTGGCCCCTCTATAAATCCTTTGCCCAAACCCCGTAGGACATTCAGGTATTTGTCTGAATCTGATGGTGTACCATATAAAGAAAGGAACTGTGACCAAAAGTACTGTGAAAGTAGTTCCTGTGTGGCCTCTTCTCAGGATCCCGAACCAAAGAAACATGGCGGGAAGATCAGAGGGAGGTCCAAAAG GAAATCCTTTGAATTTGAAGATATCCAGCACTTTCGGAACTCACGGAAGATCCATGAAGAACTTGGAAGAAATGCTGGCTCAGCACTTTATTACACACAGTCCGAGGATAATATCTATGAGGACATTTTAT ATCCAGCCAAGGAAAATCCCTATGAAGATATCCCAGTGCATTCGTTCCCCGTTTGGAGATCCCCTTCAGCGTGGAGGCTGCCACCTGCTAAGAGCGCCTTCCGAACACCCAAG CTTCCTCCCAAACCCCAGTTCCTTCAGCGGAAGACTATGGAACTGAAGAACTCGCAAGCATATTTTCGATCAAAGATCACGAAGGATACTACTTTGCCTGTCACCCTAACGGAATGGAAACTGTTccgagctggagaggtggctaacaggaagaagagaaatctcCCACCG cttgttttgaaaataaatgatacattTGAATctaagagagggaagaagagggtaaAGTTACAGCCTTACACTGGAAAAGAAGCCCCCTCCTCAAAAG GTGAAACCAGTGGGAACGAGAGCGATGCTGAGTACCTGCCAAAGA ATCGCCACAAGCGCTTGGCACAGCTGCAGCCGTCCTCCAAGAGGAACCCCCACTACCAGACCTTGGAGCGCGACCTCATTGAACTGCAGGAGCAGCAGCTCTTTGAACTCTTCGTGGTGGTTTCTCTGCAGAAGAAGCCGGCAGGGTACACTCCCCAGGTCATACAGCAGTTCCCAAGCAAG GGTGATCATGGCTACAAGCAGTCCAAAGACACTGAAGAGAGACTCAAAGTCATCCCCAGATTTTGTTTTCCCGATTCAGAGGACAGTGCACCAGCCTTAGAACTCAAGAG tgaAACATTTTCCTTCGTGCTAACTGGAGAAGATGGAAGCCGGTGGTTTGGCTACTGTAAGAAGCTTTTG ccagaaggcagaggaaagcgGCTCCCTGAGGTGTACTGCATGGTTAGTCGCTTGGGCTGCTTCAATCTTTTCTCAAAG ATCCTGGATGAagtagagaagaggagagagatgtcTCCAGCCCTTGTGTACCCATTCATGCGAAGTGTCATGGAAGCCCCTTTCCCAGCTCCTGGCCGCACCATCACAGTTAAGAGCTacctccctggggctggagatgag TCAATTGAACTCTGCCGACCACTCGATTCACGCCTGGAACATGTGGACTTTGAATGCCTTTTCAAATGCTTGAGTGTGCGTCATCTCATCCGGGTCTGTGCCTCTCTCCTTCTAGAGCGGAGGGTAATCTTTGTTGCTAACAGCCTAAG CACCCTTTCAAAATGTGGCCATGCTGTGGTAGCTACACTGTATCCGTTCACCTGGCAGCACACCTACATCCCAGTGCTGCCAGTGTCCATGATTGACATAGTGTGCTCACCTACTCCGTTCTTTATCGGGATCTTGTCTTGTTCCTTACCCCACCTCCAGGACCTTCCCATTGAGGAG GTGCTGATAGTTGATCTCTGTGAAGACAGGTTCCTACAGGAG GTGTCTGATGAGGATGAAATTCTGCCACCTAAACTTCAAGCGGCCTTGGTGCAGATTTTAGAAGATCGAGATGAAGTCTTGGCCCAGGAACAGCAGTTTTCACAAG aGGTGACACTCAGTTCTCTGGTGTCGGAAGCATTCGTCAGGTTTTTTGTGGAGCTCGTGGGGCATTATTCTCTGAACATGACTGTCACAGAGCGTGGGGAGCGTGTGTTCCAAAGGGAGCCATTCCGGAAGTCCCACACTTCCCGAAGTGTCCGCCACTTCCTAGATCTCTTCATGGAGACACAGATGTTTGCTGGATTTGTCCAGGACCGGGAGCTTCGGCAAAGCGGAGTTAAAG GTTTGTTTGAAGTCCGGGCCCTTCAGTATTTGGAAACAATTCCTGAGTCGGAACCCAGTGGGGTGAATAGAATTTTACGGAGTCTTG gaagCAAAATGAAATTTCTTCACAAGAAGTGA